tttattttatatacctGAGGGGATTGGAAGATGGCTATTGAACCAATCAACCAAAGCCTAATGTCTAGGAGATGCTTAGCCTACTAGTACTATCCAGCTAAAACCCAAACCAACGTACCCAAAATCAAGCATGATTATTTTAGTGTGTTTGTTTAGTTTATCCATTCACAAGGGTATGAGACACAACTAATGCGCATAGAATGTATGAAAAACCATCTCTCTAAGTACCTTGAATGACAAAACAACACCAGGATCCAAAACTCCTGCTGACTTCATTATCACTCCATCACATACAATTGCATGCTTTAATTTGCATCCATCTTCAATAGTGACATTGTTCCATATATAGCAACCATCTATTTTAACATGTGATCCAATTATGCAACCTTCCCCAATAACTGAATTTGAAATCTCCGTGTTGTAGCCAATACTAGTGTTATTCCCAATCACAGTAAAAGAGCCAATCTTTGCTGAACGAGACTGTTTCACTTCTGGAAATATTTACATATCGTGGTCAGCAAGATGCCAAATAAAATGGTAAAAACAAATGTTATTTCTACAGTTATGTTCTCATAATGTATGTGCATACATGCATACACACATTTCTGCTTGCCAACTATAATTATGTAAGCCAAACAATTTTTTAACATAATACATTAATGCTCATACAGAAGCAAAAGCATACATTAAGATGTTCCTTACCAGATGCTCGATACACACCCCTCCTTTCAAGTTTAGTTGCAGAATTTCCAAAAAATTGGACATCAGGAACCAAGGGATATGTCCATCTCTGAATGATGTCCTTGCTAACAGTGTCATAACTTTTGAAATTATCAATTCTAGCCGCATAACTTGAGTGAATTTCATGGGTGAAAATTTTATAACCCATAATCTGAGAGCAGGAAAAAAAACATTAGAGATACATTAGAGGGAAAGGAACAATGTCAAAAAGGGACAGAGGGATGGGCTCATTTTAAGTGCATAGTAGAAAGTTCCAACATTAAGCCAGAGCAAGTCCTATCATTCAATATCCAAGGTACCATCGATGTTATATCTTTGGTACATGTACCATACAAACTTGTCAATTTTTAAGTTTCTTACTAAAAAGCCTCAGTCTCCAAGAGTTTCTACTTTTCTTAAGTGTAAGCATGCAATTAATGGGGGAAAAACCATTTGTTTATATTCATTTCCAAAGATTTGTAATCATTTTTTAATGGCTGCAGATAGAGTTTTATGAGAAATCACAGAAAACATTATAGTTATGTTCTACTCAAATGCACCTAAACCAGAGACAAGATAACagacaaaaagaaataaataccTGATCAACAGACATTCTCTCCATATAAATAGGTGTTCACATGAATAAATAGATTCAAGAGTTTCACCAGTAAAAACATAAAAGAAGGATAATTCCTCTTCAAACTATTTcctttttcagttttcacttGAGGGAGGATGTACTCAAATTAATACTCTAAGATATATATCATGCATAACTCTTACATACATCATCAAGAAGCAACCCTTTAACAAAATGACGGCGTAGATGCTGATAGTCAAAATTATCGGTGAAAAGACTCAAAACTTCCGGAGAGCATATATCAACATAACAATCCTGCGAAGAAAGAAACACCATGGCAATGAGTACAAAGaatgagattttttttctttaactttGTTGAGCTTCTCAGACAAAGAAAGTTGATGATTTAAAGgttttgcaaaaataaaatgtgttaaacCAGTGTAGTAAATATGAAGTTTATTGTTCCCAATTATTTTACAAGGGCAAAGACTAAGTTTAACACCAATTAAGTACAAGAAACTAAAATCAGATCCATTTAGGAAGCTATGCTGACCAGAAAAGTAAAAAGATGCTGGAGGTAAAACGAAGTTAAACAATTTGGTGGCATTTGGTTGGGGATTTTTAGGATTCAGATTGAAACCCATTGCTggtgcttgtttttttttttttttagtatcaGGAAGATAATGGAAGAAGGAATTAAAAACTCTATTCCCCATATTATGTAACAAATCAGAATCAATTCCAGCTTCTGCCTTCTCTCCGATTCCCTTCTCTTCTCCCCCATTCTCCAACCAAGCACAGCTAATCATACCACAGAAGCcattatacatacacatacatatgtaACATATGGACACACACATGGCATGAGTGGTGGAGCAATAGTGAGGACGGTGCCCCGGCATTGCGAGCTAGCAATTGACAGCCAAGCATTACAACAAGCTTGTCAGGGGTTGAACAGTGTCTCTATGTTAGAAATGCAATAGTGATTGTGTTGGAGATGGAGGAGACACAATTGAGCAAAaacgaaaaaataaaaaattataattgattccactcccaaatttaaatttaaaaaaaaattgctaaaattcattccagttcatcattttttttaattcaaattcttTTATTTGAACCAAATACCCCATTAGAATATTTGAGAAATTGATAATACTATAAGGCATCAGCTAGGCTAGGTTCATTTGCaaccaattaatataatttcacaATGATACAAATATAATGATTGGTTAACATCATTTAAGTAAAAGTAATCAGGACAGGTTAATTTAGGAAGGTAAGTCAACCAGATCAAGAGTTTGTTAGTGACTCTAAAGTCTAaacttatatgtataaaattcaaataatactcTAATAATTTCCACCAAGGGGAATGATAAAATGCACATACCATCACCAAAAATATCAATAGCACTAACTAAGCAATGTAAAGTTTCATTTGTCGCTAGAGGATAGAACATGGATAACATATTACACAGCTAATTTACTACCAAAGTTTCCATCTTCTTTTCCCTTTTCAAAGAGAGGTACCACCCACCAGTATGGAAAAGGTTAGACATCAGGACAACAAGCATCAGTCACATGACTAGAACTAGTTAAGAACAATTTACATATAGATAACATATTTAAAGGGCAAAGCAGATAATTGAAGGCCAAAAGCAACCTGTTTGTCATTGTGAAGGGAAATAGAAGGATTATCTGCAAGCAGTCCCTTCTCAAGAGACAGATATCCTTTTGTATCATTTGCCTTGTCCTCATAGTAAAGAAGCTGTTTCGTTTCAGGTTCAATTGCAATAAAAAGCTCCTCAGTTCCCAGACGAGATTGGTGAGTTATTGGTGATGGCTTTGACTGCTTAATGACCATGGTCATCACAGCATTGCTATCCTTTCTTCGCCTTTCCTTGTGTTCCTTCAATGCTTCTGTAAGCGACATGTTGCTAACTGTATCTCCACTAACTAGGACAAAATCTCCGTGTATCTTCAAAAGCAcaggaaagaaaaaagaacttTATATTTAGAAATCACTGGAACAAGAATATAACAGAAGAGAAATTATCTTGGAAATTCATCTAGACATTATAAGTACTGTGTTTACTGTACTTTAAATGAACTTAtcaggttaaaaaaaaaaagtactgtCAAAGAAATAGCAACTCTTCAGTAAGTCAACAATATATTTGTGctttttaactaataatttttCTCTAGAGAGTAGATAGAGAAAGCACAGATAATAAAGAATGGTTAAAGCACCACCTTTAAGCAATTAAGCAGCATATTAAACTGCAGTATAGTAGCCAGGTTGagggaaaaaggaaagaaaCAAGATGTAAATAGCAAATACCCTTAAATGAAAGAAAGTGGTATAACAATTCATTTGAAAGAGAGAAGACAAATAGAACCTAAGAACTGGGGTTCAGCTGACAATTCAACAGAAGAACTCTTCACTCCAAAAATGCAAAGCATTACTCTAAAAATCAAGTGTGATGGTGCaaatcatatcaacagaaaagtTTGTTTTACATGAAGCAATAGAAAATACACTGATACTGAGCAGGACTTGGAatgaagaaagggaaaaaattcataaattttctTCCCTCTCACTAAGGAAAAATGTATTAGGTATCAACAGTAGCTTTCTTCCCTCTCAGAATTTCATCTACATCTCAAAGGCCTATATTCACTAACATGCACAATATATTTACCAGGTTAGCTCAGGGGTTCCATTCTGCAACTCAAAGTTCTATTTTCAGTAAATGCAGAGTCAGGGAATTTTAAACAGTCTCCTGCTTCTTCTATTACAGCAAATTCCTAGGAGTACAAACTATAAAGTGCTATAATCGGATCAATACTATTATCTCACTTTCATAACACAGCTTAATTTATTAGCTTCACAATACTCTGTTAGAACAAAAATCATACATTTCCTTCTAAACAAAAGCAAGCATGATCAAAGCAAGAACACAATTCAGTAAAATACAATGAAAGGCATTATTAAGAGCTTAGTACACAAATAGTAGAAAATAGTTAGGCTCCTAAAACTTTCtgcaaagaaaaacaaacagaTGATCCGGAGCAGaggaaattttaaaatgaaaactgaaaaagtcTATCACATACCACATTTCGCTCATATATCAAACGCAAAGCATCCCCAGCACTGATAGCATTATGTGATTCTATAGTGGTGACAACAAAGTTTGGCTGCTCGAACCACTTGGAGTTGTCCAGATAATCTATCACTTGTTTAGAGTGAGCACAGCAGAAAACGAAAACCTCTTCAACCCCAGCAAATTCCAGCCAGGCCAAGGTATAATCAATCATAGGGACATTAACCAACGGTAATAGCACCTTCAATCAAAATCCAATCGCAAAGATTAAAAAAGCACAAGAATTATAAAAAAGTCTAATAATACTTCAacatttaaaggaaaaaaaaaaagtgatattataTGAGGGAGAGGGTTTTACTTTGGGTCGTTCGAGAGTGATGGGACGGAACTTAGTGGTGAAGCTATCGGCCAACACGATGGCCTGTAAGGGAATACGGGCGAGCTCCTCCTCCACGTCATCGGCTCCGCCTCTACCTCCGCCCTTCTTTGCCACCATTTTACCACCGAAGGAGTCAGagggtgagagagagagagaaacctTCTTGTTCTTCGTAAACCCTTACTCCAGTTTAAGTAAACACGCAGTCACAATTTTTAACTCAGTGTTGGGACAgtagaattgtaatttcattcctACCGAATCCATATCcttattatatatctacacTTACAGCCAATAATGTTATACCCTTAATTTCTACATTTATAATAAGAGTGAATAATGTTATAcccttaattaaaattaaagtttggtgtaatagtctgctataacatatatattgtagtgttcttcttattgtgcaaccttcaattaaattcctaatatatcttaatcttttataattttaccaaagttttctgttaaatataacaaaagtttaacattaaattctttaggcaatttgtttcttgcagttttcaaacaaattggcaatattctataatagaattccatatatattcataacttaaaattagaatatcatttataattttaccaaattctttccgttaacattaacagggtgtttggttggagggaattacaattccttttccACTTAGTTCTCACATAATTCCGAATGCAACTAAATTCATTcgttggttggaaggaattgcaattccatgaaattgcaattctctcattttcatggaattagaatctcatCTTCACttctaaattatatatgtattattcttcgacttctCTTTGTGTATattcatttaaatctttatatgcaacaactattcaaaatttgcattctttatatgcattgtttaattatatacacCAACTTTCAtgtatgttcctttgaattctttatatccagaactcttcaaaatttgcattctttatatgcaacaactctaacaatttgtgaattaatttgtgaattaatttgtcaattagaaaataataataacaacaacaatgatgggcattttggacttttaCTACTTATTACtccctctcaattcccatgtataccaaacattggaattggaattcccaataattttattcctgcaaacgaaacactggaatttaaacttcACTTTATTctcgcattattcttttcccatggaattgcacctaattccttccctccaaccaaacgccccgtaaGTTCTTTagacaatttgtttctttattgcagttttcaaacaaattggcaatattctataatagaATTccgtatagattcctaacttaaaattagaatattgaagtcttaataggattttataatataattttgtatagattcctaactaaatcattattctacccaaaataacagtatataaacctCTCCCCTTCTCACttgtattcacccaaaactaaacctaacatattctgcaacacaccatctacttgacattgtatatgtatgattgtcaaaatattttcatgctaattttattatttttatttgtactcataatgattaatcggcgcctagttttttttttaatataaataaaaaaattttaaaaaaaatattttaagtgttaataattgtaaagtgtttaatattgtaaatctttacactttaatagttaaatagttaatacttattaagttattagttattatttattaattatttgtgcattacgtattagtttaatttagttattacttattattttattaagttattacttattagactattagagtattagttaataatacattataacattaatagtttaaatgtttaagatttaaaattaaaattaaaaaaaaaaaacggccgAGGCGCCGCCTAGTCAGTCGGCAGCCTAAGTGGCCCAGGCGGGCTAGGCgcccggccgcggaggaggccaatttcggccttcctcgacgcaACTGGGTGCCGCCTAGcaatcggcgcctaggcacgatttttgcaacactgcgcAAAACACACCAGACGTTACGTCACCACTCTACCCACTGCTACAAAACGAAGATCAATAGATGAAACATCACTCTCACCTAACCCCACAATCAGACCGTCATCCCCATCATCAATGGCCAGCGCCGCACATTCCTTCCCAAGTGTCTCAGTATCAACTGTCACCATGAAAGAGACCCCAGAAGCCCAACAAAAGAGAAAAAGACAAAAGGGAACACTTGGAAAGACCAGAGAGAAAACCTCGTACCCAAACGAGAGAGAAACTTACAGAGATaatttgagagagagagagagaattttatGATTAATTTAAATCAATCATAATATCAATGATGTCAATTAATATACTTGGTTCTTAAAACATTGGCTTGTACCTGTTCACGGAGAAAGATGCCCTCTGGTCAAATGTTTTAATCAAGAACTGATGGCCAGTCATAGTTCAGTAAAGATTTTAAGTGGGTTCGCTTGGACTATGCTATGTATGAATGATCTTTTATATTTAAGTGTATGATGAGCAATTGTGATATTCGATGCGACGCATGGCGAAGAACTATGAGATCAAGGTTGGTGATCAAGAAGGGGCATGCACAAACAAGTTAGGGATGCCCAAAACACCTGGTACTTTTGACCTTGTGAAAAAAATAGTTGATAGATTTGAAAATGTACATGATGATGAGATTATTGAGAAGATTACCTATGCTATTGGGCTATACATGGATGTAAATGATCGATGAGAATGACTACCATCTTCAGATATATATTTAAGACAATTGGTTGATAATCACAAATTTCTTGACATCAAACTAGAAAGACATTCAATTCTGAGGGTATCATCAAGCTCAAGGTGGAAGAAAACTTCAAGCATTCAGAAGGTGAAAGCACTGGCGGAGCCACAGTGGGAGCAATGGGGGCAACTGCCCCCActcccccaccccatatatatattgaatataccAAGATTTAAACAAAAGGTTAATTTGACTTAGATGGTAAGTCTTTATTATTATCATGTATAATATGAAATGTTCTATTGTTTGAACCTGGCATGTAGCACtaaattttggttttcaaaatttttaatatgaaatgGTCTATTGTTAGAACTTGTAGCACtaaattatgtttttaaaatttttaatatcaatAGTGAGAATTCTAACTGAATTTTTCATTTGTAATATTGTggctttttttcatttcttaatattaatagtgatatgagtgaaattttgtttttgacattttttaatattaatagtgagaattCTAATTGGATTTTTTAATTGTAACATCGTGACTTcttctcttattttattttatttttttaaaatattaatagtgagatgagtgatttataatgtgtttttcattcaaactattttatctaattaattatatattatattttgttttaaatatttttttttatcttgatgtattttgttttttcatcTCTAgctaacaatatttatgactcggtctctaagtgtttcattttttttaaaaaaatatctcGTTAGTTTATCTTTAGCCCCCACTGAAAAAGTTTTATGAACCTGCTATTGGGTGAAAGGGTAGTGTTGAGGCTGATCTAATGATCAAGGATCAACAAGctgaatatataaattgaagGTGATCTGATGGTCAATGATCAGGGATCAACAGTCAGTTGTAGTCTCAGATTGCTGACTTGCAATACCATGTATGTAGTTGGGCTGTCACAACTTGTAAATGAACTTAAGACCAAGACGAAGCTAGGTAGTTGAAGAATTGCATACCCCGACCCGTTAATGATGTCGGGGTTTAGGGTAATAAATGCTAACATAGTGTTATTTGTGACATTTCAAAGCACAacaatttataaagaaaaaacatGATGTTAACATAGTGTTGTgacatttctttttaaaaaattatgaatataatttgtTTGCGGAGATTGTTGCTCAAGCGTTCCTTAGTTATATGATGTAAATGTTATTCTCAATTTTCCTTTATAGTggttattttattacttttatgtCACATTAATTGTTGTTTTGGATTAAACCACGAGATGTTCTAAGTAAGTCCTAACTATAAGATGCACCTTTAAGCTCGTACCATAATCAGACTAATCTCTGCTCGCACCGAATATGTCgcattaattgttaattatgtCTTAAACTTGATTTCAATTCTAATTTCTCATGTTAGTTtacttgtatttatatattagaCTACTATCTTACTCGTGCAATGCACACAAACAATTATGATACGATGAATTAAGTGAAAATTAGAACGCTggaaaataattgttgaaatgtataaaaaaaattgattaaatagTATATTAAAACTTTACAAATTTTGGAAAAGCTCATTAATTATAACAATGTTTGATATTGAATTACGTACGCTGGAAAATCTTGTTTGTGTGTcttttaaaaagagatatacgCCAGAAAGTGATTGATCTTGATTCTTGTTAATCGTCATTGCCTAAAAAAAGATTAGAGGGAATTGAACTGtcttttttgaatttaaaagGCAGTCTCAAGTCTAACAGAGTTAATGAAATTCTTGGAATCAACACTTTATGACCTACACTACTTCCAGATAATACCAGAGGATTATCAAAGACTTTGATTGGATTCTTTAGTATTTAACACAATCCATTATGCTCTCTAGAGAATAATCCAATCTTAGTGTGTactttataaatatatgaaaaatgagttttaaatatataattaattaagtaattattacaaactttgcCTTTTCATATCAAAGGCTCACAAAACTTTGAGATAAGTGTTGTGTCACGGTTAAATTGTATCACCGTGAAAGATAGCCATGATAATTAGCTCGCCACTCAATCTTAATTGGCACTTTAAAGTGACTTCCTCATCCATAATCTCTTTCATATCAGGTCTAATCATCCGTATTGCCCTTCATGATAAATGAAACTTAAATAATTaacctaataatattatattataaatacttTGAAGTATATCAAAACATTGATAGAACTACACGTACATTTTTATTGAACACCACTTGTTACCTTTTCAGTCAAAGTCTTTAAGTTTGAAACTGACTTCCTAATCAAGTCATTGCATTCTCAATCCTACAATTGAAAGGGTGCATTCCTAATGACATCAGCAACTTATACTGTAAATTTATATCTAAAGTTTCCATCtagatatatttatacattCACAGAATATAAACAATCAGATGCTCGCTCTAGTTTCTTTTAGCATCTCTTGCATGAGAGGTACCACTAATCACCTAACATCTCAATGGCTACAACCTTAGCCAGGCTAACACCCAATAACTTCCTACATATTTTTTAAGCAATAAATTATTCAATACTTCAAtgactcaattaattaaatgaacacatgttgatttaataattaaaaacaattaaaaatagggcaaattgcaactttttttTATCTAATAGTTATACCCATGACAAAgatttagtccctgagttatatgtGTGACCATCTTTAATCCCTAATTTATGCATGGAGTGTCGATTTTAGTCATTGAAGGACCAAATCGACCACTTTATTAAATGACAAATTGGTGGTGAAAATGAGAAAGTCATCACTTCGTGCATAACTTAGGAGTTAAAGATGGTCACGCATATAACTCAAGGACTAAGTTTGTACCACAGGTATAActgaaagaccaaaaatacaattttcccttaaaattacatattattattatttattacataatatagaagatgaataaaaaataagaaattatgacatttaaataatataaataattatagttggtctaagattaataattaagaattataacAATAGAAAAATACCTTCGAAAAATCATTCAAGCACAGTGGTATAGGTATTGAGTGCCCCCCATTAATTTCATATGTTAGTACATCTGATGAAATTTTTGATGATGTATTCAACGATAACCTTGGGGTTTAATTAACTCCTAACCTTAGGTAAAaggattaaaattttaaaaatcataagaTATTATAAAAGTATAAAGCACATATTGTTAAGtaaatcattttaacactttataaacataattaacattctatcttcaaaaaaataaacataattaaCATTCATGAACAATCTTTTTATCAAACTTGAtcaatatttcatatatttaatgATAATTTAAATGTACTCAATAAGAAAATCACTGATGAGGCTTATCATAAATTAACTTACGTAAAATAAATTTAGACATCAATTTAGAAATAGTTAGATTTATTACCACTTTTGAAAATCACAAATCTCTTAACAATTTTCATACACCACAATATTGACAGCAGTCCATGTGTTAGACACTGAAATCTCACTTAGAGTATTAGAATAATGAGTGTCAAATAAGAAGACTATGCAACACCTAATATGtcaaaaaaaatagataataaaatatgaaaatataaatggACAACTTATTGTTGTACATTTACACTACAAAACTGAATGAGTAAAATAATGAGATTAGGGTTATCATAGATTCATAGTTGACATGTTGTAATAATTGATCAACATATTGCTTCcaaaatgtgaaaggtaaatgtctctttttgaaaagaaaattaaaattttttgataagtttTGAACACATTAGGAAAACacctacaatacaaaataaagtGTAAACATGAATAATTTAACATGACTTACTCATGGTTAAGAGCATTATGTTGTGTCTCCCGTCCATTAATTATGATTGTACCAATAGATTCAATCGAgacccccccctcccccccccacacacacagataaaacaaaaaacaaataacacAAACT
This portion of the Ipomoea triloba cultivar NCNSP0323 chromosome 5, ASM357664v1 genome encodes:
- the LOC116020726 gene encoding translation initiation factor eIF-2B subunit epsilon-like, which encodes MVAKKGGGRGGADDVEEELARIPLQAIVLADSFTTKFRPITLERPKVLLPLVNVPMIDYTLAWLEFAGVEEVFVFCCAHSKQVIDYLDNSKWFEQPNFVVTTIESHNAISAGDALRLIYERNVIHGDFVLVSGDTVSNMSLTEALKEHKERRRKDSNAVMTMVIKQSKPSPITHQSRLGTEELFIAIEPETKQLLYYEDKANDTKGYLSLEKGLLADNPSISLHNDKQDCYVDICSPEVLSLFTDNFDYQHLRRHFVKGLLLDDIMGYKIFTHEIHSSYAARIDNFKSYDTVSKDIIQRWTYPLVPDVQFFGNSATKLERRGVYRASEVKQSRSAKIGSFTVIGNNTSIGYNTEISNSVIGEGCIIGSHVKIDGCYIWNNVTIEDGCKLKHAIVCDGVIMKSAGVLDPGVVLSFKVVVGQHFLVPAYSKVSLLPQPIKQDSDEELEYADNSSAISSTSDKMNEDTRTEPLNLQQCAAFQVGNGGVGYIWSVSEYGLDDEWKHSVAPIPADKLVGITQTLTDELDVPNPDGNILPHSGELELDSVTNDSIDDAEDIRDESVFFEKEVEATFRRAVEENVKHDHVILEVNALRLSYNKASEDCAGALFYSIMKYALDTPHSSPLELVKNVATVFTKWAKLLKYYLPSIDEEIEVILKFEELCLESAKEYYPLFEKVIWLLMPLFTPSMQRNIICPAKFASYKFSTALYCICSRLDMFHFIVSLMQSVMSLQA